The Candidatus Uhrbacteria bacterium genome has a segment encoding these proteins:
- the greA gene encoding transcription elongation factor GreA, with protein MSAQYVSPEFLTKLNAELKDLKTVKRRELANRIEAAKSLGDLSENAEYHEAKDALGFVEGRILEIEDLLKNAIVVEQEANASNVRVGSTVTVSVNGKEKNFTIVGSNEADPLTGKISNESPIGRSLLGSKVGDQVEVETPAGTTVYEVKHIG; from the coding sequence ATGTCTGCCCAATACGTCTCACCCGAGTTTCTGACCAAGCTCAATGCCGAGTTGAAAGACCTCAAAACGGTTAAGCGCCGCGAGCTCGCCAACCGCATTGAAGCTGCCAAATCCCTTGGTGATCTTTCAGAAAACGCAGAATACCACGAGGCAAAAGATGCTCTCGGTTTTGTCGAGGGACGCATTTTGGAAATCGAGGACTTGCTCAAGAACGCTATCGTCGTCGAGCAGGAAGCGAATGCGAGTAATGTTCGCGTCGGATCAACCGTGACTGTTTCAGTGAACGGCAAAGAAAAAAACTTTACGATTGTCGGTTCCAACGAGGCAGATCCGCTCACAGGTAAGATCTCTAACGAGTCGCCGATCGGCCGCTCGCTGCTTGGTTCCAAGGTCGGCGATCAGGTGGAAGTTGAGACCCCGGCCGGAACGACGGTGTACGAGGTCAAGCACATCGGTTAA
- the mrdA gene encoding penicillin-binding protein 2, translated as MRGRDFQHEVLFEESTTTVRGQSLFVGRVFHRRRFFVAACIPILVLAGLGFRASWMQVVQGAEYRSKAEANRLREQSILPRRGIIRDRQGRILADNIPRFQVTLTPLELPRAQEEMDSALGRAARILGLSIVDLQSLAAATSTARDETYAISENVSYEQAMAFAIALPELPGFDLQVAARRRYPFSGEIQSLSHVLGYVGKLSQDELAANRGNGYVRADEIGKTGLERSYESLLRGQKGSRTSEVDARGRIKALVGEHPPVDGTDVRLSLDLDLQRASERALRDALTSAKVTKGAVVAMDPRDGSILALVSWPSYDDNHFSGGVSSTAYKALIENPDQPLFPRAWAGTYPSGSTVKIVVAAAALAERVITPATTIFSSGGIRVGPWFFPDWKAGGHGSVNVRGAIAWSVNTFFYTVGGGYESLVGLGVDRLTDWYRRFGLGSKTGIDLPGEGSGFVPSQKWKEETKGERWFVGDTYNLSIGQGDLLVTPVQVAAYTSAIANGGFKVTPRLEFPNAAPTSTLTGDRLADADIVTVVQQGMRENVTYGSGRALADMPVPVSGKTGTAQWHSEKNFHAWFTSYAPSENPEIVVTVLLEEGGEGSAVSVPVAKKILQAWWDLRRSRGGAF; from the coding sequence ATGCGTGGAAGAGATTTTCAGCATGAGGTGCTGTTTGAAGAATCAACAACGACCGTGCGCGGTCAGTCTCTTTTTGTTGGCCGGGTGTTTCATCGTCGCCGTTTCTTTGTTGCCGCTTGTATTCCGATCCTGGTCCTGGCCGGACTCGGTTTCCGCGCTAGCTGGATGCAGGTTGTTCAAGGCGCAGAATATCGCAGCAAAGCAGAAGCTAACCGATTGCGTGAACAGTCGATCTTACCTCGCCGCGGCATCATCCGCGATCGCCAAGGCCGTATTCTCGCCGATAATATTCCGCGTTTCCAAGTGACGCTGACACCGTTGGAGCTCCCGCGTGCGCAAGAAGAAATGGATTCCGCCCTCGGTCGTGCAGCGCGTATTCTTGGTCTTTCGATTGTTGATCTGCAATCGCTCGCAGCCGCAACCTCTACCGCGCGTGATGAAACATACGCCATCTCAGAAAACGTTTCCTATGAACAGGCAATGGCTTTTGCGATCGCTCTCCCTGAGCTTCCCGGTTTTGATCTGCAAGTCGCCGCCCGCCGCCGTTATCCATTTTCCGGAGAAATCCAAAGTCTCTCTCATGTCCTTGGCTATGTCGGAAAGCTCTCACAAGATGAGCTCGCAGCCAATCGTGGCAACGGTTATGTGCGAGCCGATGAAATCGGAAAAACCGGACTGGAGCGTTCTTATGAAAGTCTTTTGCGTGGACAAAAGGGATCCCGAACCAGCGAGGTCGATGCCCGCGGCCGCATCAAGGCGCTTGTCGGTGAACATCCTCCTGTCGATGGCACGGATGTCCGTCTCTCACTCGATCTCGATCTTCAGCGTGCTTCAGAGCGGGCGCTTCGTGATGCCCTGACAAGCGCTAAAGTAACAAAAGGCGCTGTGGTAGCAATGGATCCTCGCGATGGTTCCATCCTTGCTCTCGTCTCATGGCCATCATATGACGACAACCATTTTTCTGGAGGAGTATCATCAACGGCCTATAAGGCATTGATTGAGAATCCGGATCAGCCGCTTTTTCCGCGCGCATGGGCAGGTACCTATCCATCTGGATCGACCGTAAAAATTGTCGTCGCGGCAGCTGCGCTCGCAGAGCGTGTCATTACTCCGGCGACAACGATCTTTTCTTCTGGTGGTATCCGTGTTGGGCCTTGGTTTTTTCCTGACTGGAAAGCGGGCGGTCATGGCTCTGTGAATGTTCGTGGCGCCATCGCCTGGTCGGTCAACACGTTTTTCTACACGGTCGGCGGGGGATATGAGTCGCTCGTCGGTCTCGGCGTCGATCGTTTAACGGATTGGTATCGACGCTTCGGCCTCGGCTCCAAAACCGGTATCGACTTGCCTGGGGAGGGAAGTGGTTTTGTTCCAAGTCAGAAATGGAAAGAAGAAACCAAAGGCGAACGTTGGTTCGTAGGAGATACCTACAACCTATCGATCGGACAAGGTGATTTGCTTGTTACGCCGGTTCAAGTGGCTGCCTATACATCAGCGATAGCGAATGGCGGATTTAAAGTCACGCCTCGCCTCGAGTTCCCAAACGCCGCTCCGACCTCGACGCTAACCGGAGATCGTTTGGCTGACGCGGATATTGTTACTGTTGTCCAGCAAGGCATGCGCGAGAATGTGACCTATGGCTCCGGTCGCGCTTTAGCAGACATGCCGGTTCCTGTTTCCGGAAAAACGGGTACGGCCCAGTGGCACTCGGAAAAGAACTTCCATGCCTGGTTTACCTCTTACGCGCCATCGGAAAATCCGGAGATTGTCGTAACGGTGCTGCTGGAGGAAGGTGGTGAAGGTTCTGCAGTCTCTGTCCCGGTCGCTAAGAAGATTCTCCAGGCTTGGTGGGACCTTAGACGTAGTCGGGGAGGAGCCTTCTAA
- the lysS gene encoding lysine--tRNA ligase — translation MPEERDVRLTKLEALRQAGMDPYPKTAERTHEVGELLSDFETFVKSAEPVVLAGRIMTIRVHGGMMFADIRDESGQLQLVFKEDSLNEAFNLFRDSIDPGDFVEAHGAAFLTKRGEKSLLIADWRILSKALLPLPEKWHGLSDVEIRFRQRELDLISNPDVRQRFVIRSRLVSSMRSFLDESGFLEVETPVLQALAGGAAARPFTTHHNALGIDLYLRIAPELFLKRLVIGGMEKVYEIARCFRNEGIDHSHNPEFTQIELYWAYAGKEPFITFIESMVAAMLKGAFGSTIIKRESGDLDFTGPWPRVTFREAIKQATSIDIDEIKDIPALKAAVKAAKVKVDFKGLVGMGEHLDELYKKTARAKLAGPVWVLEYPVAMKPLAGRSPEDPDKSATAQLVVDGAEIINAYYYELNDPIDQRSRFDEQQKLSEEGSEEAQPKDEEFLTALEHGMPPTSGMGMGIDRLVAILTGAPSLKEVILFPTLRPVTQVSAPSLKIGAELQKPKVKIDNEE, via the coding sequence ATGCCAGAGGAACGAGATGTACGTCTCACAAAGCTGGAGGCCCTCCGCCAAGCGGGGATGGATCCATATCCAAAGACCGCAGAGCGCACCCATGAAGTAGGGGAGCTGCTCTCGGATTTTGAGACATTCGTAAAATCCGCAGAACCAGTCGTTCTCGCCGGACGCATCATGACGATCCGTGTTCACGGCGGCATGATGTTTGCGGATATCCGCGATGAAAGCGGCCAGCTCCAGCTTGTCTTTAAAGAAGACTCGTTAAACGAGGCTTTCAATCTTTTTCGTGACAGCATCGACCCGGGAGATTTTGTAGAAGCTCACGGCGCAGCCTTTCTAACCAAGCGAGGTGAAAAGTCGTTGCTGATTGCAGACTGGCGCATCTTGTCTAAAGCGCTTCTTCCATTGCCTGAGAAATGGCATGGCTTGTCCGATGTAGAGATCCGTTTCCGCCAGCGTGAACTCGACCTCATCTCTAATCCGGATGTACGTCAGCGTTTTGTCATCCGCTCGCGCCTCGTTTCATCCATGCGCTCCTTCCTCGACGAGAGCGGTTTTCTTGAAGTCGAGACGCCTGTTCTCCAAGCGTTGGCAGGCGGCGCCGCAGCTCGACCATTCACCACGCATCATAATGCGCTCGGCATCGATCTTTATCTCCGTATCGCTCCGGAACTTTTCTTGAAGCGGCTCGTCATCGGCGGAATGGAGAAGGTGTATGAAATCGCGCGCTGCTTCCGTAATGAAGGCATCGACCATAGCCACAATCCAGAATTCACGCAGATCGAGCTCTACTGGGCTTATGCTGGCAAAGAACCTTTCATCACCTTTATCGAGTCGATGGTAGCGGCCATGCTCAAAGGAGCCTTCGGATCGACGATCATCAAGCGTGAAAGCGGAGATCTCGATTTCACCGGCCCATGGCCACGCGTCACCTTCCGTGAAGCGATCAAACAAGCCACATCCATTGATATCGATGAGATTAAAGATATTCCGGCTCTCAAGGCCGCAGTGAAGGCGGCCAAAGTCAAAGTCGATTTCAAGGGCTTGGTCGGCATGGGTGAGCACTTGGACGAACTCTACAAGAAAACCGCACGTGCCAAACTCGCTGGTCCGGTTTGGGTATTGGAGTATCCGGTAGCGATGAAGCCGCTTGCAGGCCGTAGTCCGGAAGATCCGGATAAGAGCGCAACAGCTCAGCTCGTCGTCGACGGCGCAGAAATCATCAACGCTTACTATTACGAGCTGAATGATCCAATTGACCAGCGCTCACGCTTCGACGAGCAGCAAAAACTTTCTGAGGAGGGGAGCGAGGAAGCTCAGCCTAAGGATGAAGAGTTTTTGACGGCTCTTGAACACGGCATGCCGCCAACTTCTGGTATGGGCATGGGTATCGATCGTCTCGTCGCGATTTTGACCGGAGCTCCATCGCTCAAAGAAGTGATTTTATTCCCAACACTCAGACCTGTGACGCAAGTTTCAGCACCAAGTCTGAAGATTGGAGCTGAGCTGCAGAAACCCAAAGTAAAGATTGATAACGAAGAATAA